A stretch of Vigna angularis cultivar LongXiaoDou No.4 chromosome 4, ASM1680809v1, whole genome shotgun sequence DNA encodes these proteins:
- the LOC108331752 gene encoding uncharacterized protein LOC108331752, with protein sequence MVDHYNKLVKLAARAFYDDLTSKGENQPKSGRSDNRGIAVVILDALTRRQWVREEDLAKDLKLHTKQLRRTLRFFEEEKIITREYRRETAKGAKLYSAATAATVDAQLTGKEGEEKVKLHTHSYCCLDYAQIYDVVRYRIHRMKKLLKDELDNKNTIEEYICTKCGKRYNALDALRLVSFEDDDFHCESCNGKLEVESDKFVVQEAADGDDNARRRRHEKLKDMLQKMEIQLKPLMDQLSRVKDLPVPEFGSLLAWEARASAMGRAANGDMAGDSKISQLGYNGAPMPYSGDTKVVVDFNGTEGNRHDVKSETESSSLKVLPPWMIKSGMVLTKEQRGEVKEEIKMDGTSTSTSAQYSDDKKSTVDHDDKKNIQDEYIKAYYAALLKQQHEMEASRKQDLSDTFTGNDPSSRASIRQVGVKSKHEEDDDDDGTDWEQAPVAGTGNENYKVNDLNVQADVAPADVDEDEDVDWEEG encoded by the exons ATGGTCGATCACTACAACAA GTTGGTTAAACTAGCTGCGAGGGCTTTTTATGATGATCTAACGAGTAAAGGAGAGAATCAACCTAAATCGGGAAGGAGTGATAACAGAGGAATCGCTGTAGTGATCCTCGATGCCCTCACAAG GCGACAATGGGTCAGAGAAGAAGATTTGGCAAAAGATCTCAAATTACACACAAAACAACTTCGCCGAACTCTGCGGTTTTTTGAAGAGGAGAAGATCATTACTAGAGAATATAGAAGAGAG ACAGCAAAAGGAGCCAAATTGTATAGTGCTGCTACAGCTGCTACAGTTGATGCTCAACTGACTGGAAAAGAGGGAGAAGAGAAGGTCAAGTTACACACACACTCTTACTGTTGTCTAGATTATGCACAG ATATATGATGTGGTTAGGTACAGAATCCATCGCATGAAGAAGCTGCTGAAAGATGAATTGGACAACAAGAACACAATTGAAGAATATATCTGTACAAAGTGTGGAAAAAG ATACAATGCTCTGGATGCATTGCGGCTAGTATCTTTTGAAGATGACGACTTCCATTGTGAAAGTTGTAATGGAAAACTTGAGGTAGAAAGTGACAAGTTTGTCGTTCAAGAAGCGGCTGATGGAGATGATAATGCAAGAAGAAGACGACATGAAAAGTTAAAAGACATGCTTCAAAAGATGGAG ATACAGCTCAAGCCTTTAATGGACCAACTCAGCAGGGTGAAAGATTTGCCAGTTCCAGAATTTGGTAGTCTCCTAGCATGGGAAGCTCGAGCTAGTGCTATGGGGCGTGCAGCCAACGGAGATATGGCTGGTGATTCTAAAATTTCTCAGCTTGGATATAATGGAGCACCAATGCCTTATAGTGGGGATACTAAG GTTGTGGTGGACTTCAATGGGACTGAAGGCAATAGACATGATGTCAAGTCTGAAACTGAAAGTTCATCTCTAAAGGTTTTGCCACCATGGATGATAAAATCAGGGATGGTTCTTACAAAAGAACAACGAGGAGAGGTGAAAGAGGAAATAAAAATGGATGGGACTTCAACTTCCACATCAGCACAGTACTCGGATGACAAGAAATCAACGGTTGAtcatgatgataaaaaaaatatacag GATGAGTATATCAAGGCTTATTATGCTGCTCTGCTTAAACAACAACATGAAATGGAAGCTTCTAGAAAACAAGACTTGTCAGATACATTTACTGGAAATGATCCTTCTAGCCGTGCTTCTATTCGTCAAGTTGGCGTCAAATCAAAAcatgaggaagatgatgatgatgatggtacAGACTGGGAGCAAGCACCAGTTGCAG GTACTGGAAATGAAAATTACAAGGTCAATGATTTGAATGTTCAAGCTGATGTTGCTCCAGCAGATGtcgatgaagatgaagatgtgGACTGGGAGGAAGGTTGA